A portion of the Bifidobacterium bifidum ATCC 29521 = JCM 1255 = DSM 20456 genome contains these proteins:
- a CDS encoding phosphoglyceromutase, with protein MTYKLVLLRHGQSAWNKTNQFTGWVDVPLTEQGEAEAKRGGELLKEKNVLPDIVFTSLLRRAINTANIALDAADRLWIPVQRDWRLNERHYGALQGKNKTEIRQEYGDEKFMLWRRSYATPPPEIDPNDQYAQNHDPRYAGDPVPEAECLANVVERVKPYFESAIEPELRAGKTVLIAAHGNSLRAIVKMLDNLSEDEIAKVNIPTAIPLLYELDENFKPVKPRGEYLDPEAAAAGAAAVAAQGQK; from the coding sequence ATGACTTATAAACTAGTACTGCTCCGTCACGGACAGAGCGCATGGAACAAGACCAATCAGTTCACCGGCTGGGTGGACGTCCCGCTGACCGAGCAGGGCGAAGCCGAAGCCAAGCGTGGTGGCGAGCTGCTCAAGGAGAAGAACGTCCTGCCGGACATCGTCTTCACCTCCCTGCTGCGTCGTGCCATCAATACCGCCAACATCGCACTGGATGCCGCCGATCGCCTGTGGATTCCGGTTCAGCGTGACTGGCGTCTCAACGAGCGTCACTACGGCGCTCTGCAGGGCAAGAACAAGACCGAGATTCGTCAGGAGTACGGTGACGAGAAGTTCATGCTGTGGCGTCGCTCCTACGCGACCCCGCCGCCCGAGATCGACCCGAACGACCAGTACGCGCAGAACCACGACCCGCGTTACGCCGGTGACCCGGTTCCGGAAGCCGAGTGCCTGGCCAACGTCGTCGAGCGTGTCAAGCCCTACTTCGAGTCCGCCATCGAGCCTGAGCTGCGCGCCGGCAAGACCGTGCTGATCGCCGCCCACGGCAACTCGCTGCGTGCCATCGTCAAGATGCTCGACAACCTGTCCGAGGACGAGATCGCCAAGGTCAACATCCCGACCGCCATCCCGCTGCTCTACGAGCTGGACGAGAACTTCAAGCCGGTCAAGCCGCGTGGCGAGTACCTGGACCCGGAGGCCGCCGCCGCCGGTGCCGCCGCCGTCGCCGCTCAGGGCCAGAAGTGA